The Candidatus Tumulicola sp. genome contains a region encoding:
- a CDS encoding YciI family protein translates to MSEYLFLYRGGRQPEDPAEGQKVMQAWVAWMKSLTDAGKLKDPGQPLEPQGKVVRNASGTVTDGPYAEAKDLVGGFTLVDAQSLDEACKLASGCPIFDAGGTIEVRPILNMGM, encoded by the coding sequence ATGAGCGAATATCTGTTCCTATATCGCGGCGGTAGACAACCCGAGGATCCCGCCGAAGGTCAAAAAGTGATGCAAGCCTGGGTTGCCTGGATGAAGTCCCTGACGGACGCAGGCAAGCTCAAGGATCCCGGACAGCCGCTCGAGCCGCAAGGCAAAGTCGTTCGGAACGCATCCGGTACCGTGACCGACGGACCGTACGCCGAAGCCAAGGATCTGGTGGGCGGCTTCACGCTGGTCGACGCACAAAGCCTCGACGAAGCGTGCAAATTAGCATCCGGCTGTCCGATCTTCGACGCGGGCGGCACGATCGAAGTTCGCCCGATTCTCAACATGGGCATGTGA
- a CDS encoding sigma-70 family RNA polymerase sigma factor — MVAALTRVFGIHNLELAEDVVQDAFCRALETWKYRGVPNDPAAWLMRVARNRALDVVRRERTARTFAPDLGRLLATEWTVSGVVAELFDETAIADDQLRMMFSCCHPKLPQSTQAMLVLQLLCGFGAREIAAGFVTERSAVERRLSRAKRTLTNGGPLFDIADRNDFERRLPAVLDAIYLLFNEGYHGSSQHAVRSELCAEALRLARLIAQHPIGSSPTTHAFCASMCLHAARLPERVDDGGNLRSLRDHDRSRWNSGLINEGRAWLERSASGDGITRYHLEAAIAWQHAASARFDDTDWSAIAGLYDALLRIVPSPVVALNRAIAIGQRDGPVAGVTAVAALEGDARLERYPFFHAALGEFLFDEGRADEALARFERALSLARNVDEQNYLRRRRNALASSPVSAP; from the coding sequence ATGGTCGCCGCTCTCACGCGCGTGTTCGGAATACACAATCTCGAGTTGGCAGAAGACGTCGTGCAAGACGCCTTCTGCCGCGCGCTCGAAACGTGGAAGTATCGCGGGGTCCCAAACGATCCCGCGGCCTGGCTCATGCGCGTCGCGCGCAACCGCGCGCTCGACGTCGTACGCCGCGAACGCACCGCACGAACGTTTGCGCCCGATCTCGGCCGTTTGCTCGCGACCGAGTGGACGGTCTCCGGCGTGGTCGCCGAACTGTTCGACGAAACCGCGATCGCCGACGATCAACTGCGCATGATGTTCTCGTGTTGTCATCCGAAACTACCGCAATCGACGCAGGCGATGCTCGTCTTGCAGTTGCTCTGCGGGTTCGGAGCGCGCGAGATTGCAGCCGGCTTCGTCACCGAACGTTCCGCAGTCGAACGACGGCTGTCGCGTGCCAAGCGAACCCTCACGAACGGCGGCCCCCTATTCGATATTGCCGATCGCAACGATTTCGAGCGGCGGCTTCCCGCCGTGCTCGATGCCATCTACCTGTTGTTCAACGAAGGTTATCACGGATCGTCGCAACACGCCGTTCGCAGTGAATTGTGCGCCGAAGCACTGCGGCTAGCGCGCCTCATCGCGCAACATCCGATAGGAAGTTCGCCCACGACGCACGCCTTTTGTGCCTCGATGTGTTTGCACGCAGCGCGATTACCCGAACGAGTCGACGACGGCGGTAACTTGCGTTCGCTCCGCGATCACGACCGTTCGCGCTGGAACTCTGGCCTCATCAACGAAGGCCGCGCGTGGCTGGAACGCTCGGCGAGCGGCGACGGCATTACTCGCTATCATCTCGAGGCCGCAATCGCCTGGCAGCACGCCGCGTCTGCGCGTTTTGACGACACCGACTGGAGCGCTATTGCCGGTTTATACGATGCGCTGCTACGAATCGTGCCGTCACCGGTCGTGGCCCTCAATCGCGCGATCGCGATCGGCCAACGGGACGGTCCCGTCGCAGGTGTAACAGCCGTCGCTGCGCTGGAGGGCGACGCCCGGCTCGAACGCTACCCCTTCTTCCACGCCGCTCTCGGTGAGTTTCTCTTCGACGAAGGGCGTGCGGACGAGGCACTCGCGCGATTCGAGCGCGCATTATCGCTCGCTAGAAATGTTGACGAGCAAAATTATCTGCGGCGGCGTCGCAACGCCTTAGCGTCGTCGCCGGTTAGCGCGCCGTGA
- a CDS encoding alkaline phosphatase family protein, translating to MSPLSRRHFLSTAAAVAVASRVDWVRPALARTTASKLTDIDHVVILMQENRSFDHYFGTMSGVRGYDDAAATILPTGRPVFYQPDALNTDGYVLPFHLDTKTTSAQRLHDLSHAWTTLHHSWNDGKFDGWVSSHRASDGKSGPLTMGYHRRQDIPFYYALADAFTICDGYHASVMGPTDPNRYYWMTASIDANGEHGGPVTNNREKRYTWETYAQRLENAGISWRIYRPESTLEFPVGLDVIMNFPAFADATPTSPYYENAVKLRGVDALLSDIRTANLPQVTWIVPPYELCEHPDMLPAAGENYVRQILEAFWSNPRLWSRTAFVMVYDENDGLFDHVVPPTPPPGTAGEYVHGAPIGLGFRVPCLVISPFSRGGFAYGGTLDHTSCLRLIEARFGVEVPNLSRWRRETTGDLTKAFGFGTPSDVSVPNLPATAAALATVERQVALLPRPAVPKVQTMPRQETAAFFRRRRA from the coding sequence ATGAGCCCGTTGTCGAGACGCCACTTCCTTTCGACCGCAGCCGCGGTGGCGGTCGCATCCCGGGTTGACTGGGTGCGTCCGGCGCTCGCGCGGACCACGGCCTCGAAGCTCACCGATATCGACCATGTCGTTATCCTGATGCAAGAAAACCGTTCGTTCGATCATTATTTCGGAACGATGTCCGGCGTTCGCGGTTACGACGACGCCGCGGCCACGATACTCCCGACGGGACGCCCCGTATTCTACCAACCGGATGCGCTCAACACCGACGGTTACGTGTTGCCGTTTCACCTCGATACGAAAACTACGAGCGCGCAACGCTTGCACGATCTCAGTCATGCGTGGACGACGTTGCACCATTCTTGGAACGATGGAAAGTTCGACGGATGGGTGAGCTCGCACCGTGCGAGCGACGGAAAAAGTGGCCCCTTAACCATGGGGTATCACCGGCGTCAAGACATTCCGTTCTACTATGCGCTGGCCGACGCGTTCACAATTTGTGACGGCTATCACGCATCGGTGATGGGCCCGACCGATCCGAACCGTTACTATTGGATGACCGCATCGATCGATGCGAACGGCGAACACGGCGGTCCCGTTACGAACAACCGTGAGAAACGGTACACGTGGGAGACGTACGCGCAACGGCTCGAGAACGCCGGAATCAGTTGGCGCATCTATCGGCCTGAAAGCACGCTGGAGTTTCCTGTAGGACTCGACGTCATCATGAACTTTCCGGCGTTCGCGGATGCGACGCCGACCTCGCCGTATTACGAAAACGCCGTCAAACTGCGCGGCGTGGATGCCCTCCTCTCGGACATTCGAACTGCCAACTTGCCCCAAGTGACGTGGATCGTGCCGCCCTACGAGCTGTGCGAACATCCCGATATGCTGCCGGCTGCCGGTGAGAACTACGTCCGTCAAATCTTGGAAGCGTTTTGGTCGAATCCACGGTTGTGGTCGCGCACCGCATTCGTTATGGTGTACGACGAGAATGACGGGCTATTCGATCACGTCGTCCCGCCGACGCCGCCGCCTGGAACGGCCGGCGAATACGTGCACGGCGCGCCGATCGGGCTCGGTTTTCGCGTGCCCTGCCTGGTGATCTCACCGTTTTCGCGCGGCGGGTTCGCGTATGGCGGAACGCTCGATCACACATCCTGCCTCCGTCTCATCGAAGCGCGCTTCGGTGTCGAAGTTCCCAACCTCAGCCGCTGGCGCCGAGAAACGACCGGCGACCTCACGAAGGCATTCGGATTTGGGACGCCTTCGGACGTCTCGGTTCCCAATCTCCCGGCGACAGCTGCGGCGTTGGCCACCGTCGAGCGGCAAGTCGCGCTGTTGCCTCGCCCGGCCGTTCCGAAGGTGCAGACGATGCCCCGCCAGGAAACGGCGGCATTCTTCCGTCGCCGTCGCGCCTAG
- a CDS encoding alkaline phosphatase family protein, whose translation MKLAHIAAASLAACMMIAAAPSSAAPLPPVRHVFVIVLENEGVATTFGQNSPSPYLSLALPKQGAILLQYFGTGHLSNDNYLSMISGQAPNHDTQYDCQTYSNFTGNQVGEYDQLLGSGCVFPPSVKTVADQLDDAHLTWKGYMEDMGNDPQRETATCGRPQLGQPDHTQRAEAPNDRVPNGDAYASRHDPFVYFHSIVDDAAACDAKVVTLAHLGADLQSIDTTPNLTYIVPNLCNDGHDAPCADGKPGGLISADLFLKHWVPLIQASPAFKKDGLLVITFDESEIVSRTDPDEPTTRGASGDSSACCNERAPNVEHAGILGPGGGYIGAVALSPFIKPGTVSSIPYNHYSLLRTIETIFGLSPLGYAGQPEIAPFGTDVFTAR comes from the coding sequence ATGAAGTTAGCGCATATTGCTGCGGCGTCGCTTGCCGCATGTATGATGATCGCGGCGGCGCCCTCGTCGGCCGCTCCACTGCCGCCGGTCCGACACGTGTTCGTCATCGTTTTGGAAAATGAAGGCGTAGCGACGACGTTCGGTCAGAACTCGCCCTCGCCGTATTTGTCGTTGGCGTTGCCGAAACAAGGCGCGATTCTGTTGCAGTACTTCGGTACCGGGCATTTGAGCAACGATAATTATCTTTCGATGATTAGCGGTCAGGCGCCGAACCACGATACACAATACGATTGTCAAACGTACTCGAACTTCACCGGCAACCAGGTCGGTGAGTACGATCAACTACTCGGATCGGGTTGCGTATTTCCACCCAGCGTGAAAACCGTCGCAGATCAATTGGACGACGCGCACCTCACCTGGAAAGGCTACATGGAAGACATGGGTAACGATCCGCAGCGCGAGACCGCAACCTGCGGCCGTCCGCAACTGGGGCAGCCAGATCATACGCAGCGTGCCGAGGCGCCGAACGATCGCGTTCCAAACGGAGACGCGTACGCATCGCGCCACGACCCGTTCGTCTATTTTCATTCGATCGTCGACGATGCGGCGGCATGCGACGCGAAAGTCGTAACCCTCGCTCATCTCGGCGCCGACCTGCAATCGATCGATACGACGCCGAACCTGACCTACATCGTTCCCAACCTGTGCAACGACGGACACGACGCGCCGTGCGCTGACGGAAAACCCGGCGGACTAATTTCGGCTGACCTTTTTTTGAAACATTGGGTTCCGCTGATTCAAGCATCTCCCGCCTTCAAAAAGGACGGATTGCTCGTAATCACGTTCGATGAGAGCGAAATCGTCTCGCGTACCGACCCCGACGAACCCACTACTCGAGGCGCCAGCGGCGACTCCAGTGCGTGCTGTAACGAACGTGCGCCGAACGTGGAGCATGCCGGCATCCTAGGTCCGGGTGGCGGTTACATCGGAGCGGTTGCGCTTTCGCCATTTATCAAGCCCGGCACGGTGTCATCGATACCGTACAACCACTATTCGCTGCTACGGACGATCGAGACGATCTTTGGATTATCGCCGCTGGGTTATGCCGGGCAACCGGAGATCGCGCCGTTCGGAACGGACGTGTTCACGGCGCGCTAA